One Granulicella sp. 5B5 DNA window includes the following coding sequences:
- a CDS encoding uroporphyrinogen-III synthase translates to MAHASFEGLRVLSLESRRAKEVEKLIRTYGGEPFVVPAMREVRLETNTAALEFSQRLIAGEIDVVVFFTGAGVRALVDVIAAAGDRDAFLKALGSVRIIARGPKPDAALKELGIKPLAVAQEPSTWHEVIGVIDRTFGEELKSLRVAVQEYGASNPELLAALSERAASVLKVPVYRWELPQNLQPLRETVHGIAQAQVDIILFTTAVQVIHLMMVAQEMNLVPDLMRGLRNIAVVSVGPTTTAELLHYGITPDFEPSRPKLGFLVNEAAQYAGQVLTQKRELAAEMGYDLLPTEKPTATALAGELATEPPEGRRPVRRVAESTPTMAGFTDGLSSFEFVHEISRRIAAADPLHGVLDHIVGFVTGMIPCDSCFIYVIEANDKSTDKSAERTAKKQADKLVLRASSNPHAELVDRLDLSVGQGITGWVAEHREPVAISAKASEDPRFKVFSNLPEDTFEAILSTPILCANKVVGVINLQHRLSYEHSESEVRLLSTIGFLVGAEIERARLESENVQLADRLETRKTVERAKGILQRDLGLTESESYLLMQKESRQRRKSMREIADALLLGEELKKLRPGLRAEE, encoded by the coding sequence ATGGCGCATGCCAGCTTTGAAGGGCTCCGGGTGCTTTCGCTCGAGTCCCGTCGAGCGAAAGAGGTCGAGAAGCTGATCCGCACGTACGGCGGCGAACCGTTCGTGGTGCCTGCGATGCGCGAGGTGCGGCTGGAGACGAACACGGCTGCCCTGGAGTTTTCGCAGCGACTGATCGCCGGCGAGATCGATGTGGTGGTCTTTTTTACAGGCGCTGGGGTGCGCGCGCTGGTGGATGTGATTGCGGCAGCTGGCGATCGCGATGCGTTTTTGAAGGCGCTGGGCAGCGTGAGGATCATCGCGCGGGGACCTAAGCCGGATGCGGCGCTGAAGGAGCTGGGGATCAAACCGCTGGCCGTGGCGCAGGAGCCGAGCACATGGCACGAAGTGATCGGGGTGATCGACCGCACGTTCGGCGAGGAGTTGAAGTCGCTGCGGGTGGCGGTGCAGGAGTATGGGGCCAGCAATCCGGAGCTGCTGGCGGCGCTGAGTGAACGCGCGGCGAGCGTGCTGAAGGTGCCGGTGTACCGGTGGGAGCTGCCGCAGAACCTGCAGCCGCTGCGCGAGACGGTGCATGGGATCGCACAGGCGCAGGTGGACATTATTTTGTTCACGACGGCGGTGCAGGTGATCCACCTGATGATGGTGGCGCAGGAGATGAACCTGGTGCCGGACCTGATGCGCGGACTACGGAACATCGCGGTGGTGTCGGTTGGGCCGACGACGACGGCGGAGCTGCTGCACTATGGGATCACGCCGGACTTTGAGCCCTCGCGGCCGAAGCTGGGATTTTTGGTGAACGAGGCCGCGCAGTATGCGGGGCAGGTGCTGACGCAGAAGCGCGAGCTGGCCGCGGAGATGGGCTACGACCTGCTGCCGACCGAGAAGCCGACAGCAACGGCGCTGGCCGGTGAGTTGGCGACCGAGCCTCCGGAGGGCAGGCGGCCGGTGCGGCGGGTGGCGGAGTCCACGCCGACGATGGCCGGGTTTACGGACGGGCTGAGCTCGTTTGAGTTTGTGCATGAGATCAGCCGCAGGATTGCGGCGGCCGATCCGCTGCATGGAGTGCTGGACCATATTGTTGGCTTTGTGACGGGGATGATTCCGTGCGATTCGTGCTTTATCTATGTGATCGAAGCGAACGACAAGAGTACGGACAAGAGCGCGGAACGGACGGCGAAGAAGCAGGCGGACAAGCTGGTGCTGCGCGCTTCAAGTAACCCACATGCAGAGTTGGTGGACCGGCTGGACCTCTCGGTCGGGCAAGGCATTACGGGCTGGGTGGCGGAGCACCGCGAGCCGGTGGCGATCAGTGCGAAGGCGTCGGAAGACCCGCGGTTCAAGGTGTTCAGCAACCTGCCGGAGGATACGTTCGAGGCGATCTTATCCACTCCGATTTTGTGCGCGAACAAGGTGGTGGGCGTTATCAATCTGCAGCACCGGTTGAGCTACGAGCATAGCGAGAGCGAGGTGCGGCTACTGTCGACGATCGGGTTCCTGGTGGGCGCGGAGATTGAGCGCGCGCGGCTGGAGAGCGAGAATGTGCAGCTGGCCGACCGGCTGGAGACTCGCAAGACGGTAGAGCGTGCGAAGGGAATTCTGCAGCGCGATCTGGGACTGACGGAGTCGGAGTCATACCTGCTGATGCAGAAGGAGAGCCGGCAGCGGCGGAAGTCGATGCGCGAGATTGCCGATGCGCTGCTGCTGGGTGAAGAGCTGAAGAAGCTGAGGCCGGGGCTTAGAGCAGAGGAGTAG
- a CDS encoding HAD hydrolase family protein has protein sequence MPDSLTAADRARRIKVLLFDVDGVLTNGDITIIPNADGTATEVKSFSAHDGMGTSLARLAGLKIGWVTKRNSRVVAVRAKDLKIDHVYQGQNNKLEALTAILADEKCTLDEVAYVGDDIIDLPVLRKAGLAIATANARPQVKAIAHYITPLPGGQGAGRDAIDFILTAKGILESTIEQYLDPTSAEAKAADIGVGNM, from the coding sequence ATGCCCGACTCCCTCACCGCAGCCGACCGCGCCCGCCGCATCAAGGTCCTCCTCTTCGACGTCGACGGCGTCCTCACCAACGGCGACATCACCATCATCCCCAACGCCGACGGCACCGCAACTGAGGTCAAGAGCTTCTCCGCGCACGACGGCATGGGCACCAGCCTCGCCCGCCTCGCCGGCCTCAAGATCGGCTGGGTCACCAAGCGCAACTCCCGCGTCGTTGCTGTCCGTGCGAAGGACCTCAAGATCGACCACGTCTATCAGGGCCAGAACAACAAGCTCGAAGCCCTCACCGCCATCCTCGCCGACGAGAAGTGCACCCTCGACGAAGTAGCCTACGTCGGCGACGACATCATCGACCTACCCGTGCTCCGCAAGGCTGGCCTCGCCATCGCCACCGCCAACGCGCGCCCGCAGGTCAAGGCCATCGCCCACTACATCACGCCGCTCCCCGGCGGACAAGGCGCCGGCCGCGACGCCATCGACTTCATCCTCACCGCAAAAGGAATTCTCGAATCCACCATCGAGCAATACCTCGACCCCACCAGCGCCGAGGCCAAAGCCGCCGACATCGGCGTAGGCAACATGTAG
- a CDS encoding transcriptional repressor gives MTKESFHVQSRNTRQKEAIRTAFLTEDRPLSPEETLNYAQEQVEGISIATIYRNISTLVEERWLTPVDIPGESTRYEVAGKGHHHHFRCNSCGKVFEMPGCGINGSNKPKLPRGFRATSHEFFLFGLCPSCK, from the coding sequence ATGACGAAGGAGTCTTTCCACGTGCAGTCTCGCAACACCCGCCAGAAAGAAGCGATCCGGACCGCGTTCTTAACCGAGGACCGGCCTCTCTCCCCCGAAGAAACCCTGAACTACGCTCAGGAGCAGGTCGAGGGCATCAGCATCGCCACGATCTACCGCAACATCAGCACCCTCGTCGAGGAGCGCTGGCTCACACCCGTCGACATCCCCGGCGAGTCCACCCGCTATGAGGTCGCCGGCAAGGGCCATCATCATCACTTCCGCTGCAACAGCTGCGGCAAGGTCTTTGAGATGCCCGGCTGCGGCATCAACGGCAGCAACAAGCCCAAGCTCCCACGCGGCTTCCGCGCCACCAGCCACGAGTTCTTCCTCTTCGGCCTCTGCCCGTCCTGCAAGTAA
- the larC gene encoding nickel pincer cofactor biosynthesis protein LarC yields MKIGYLDCFAGVAGDMFLGALIEAGVPLAVLQEATASLGLGASLRVETVDRSGISCTKVHVMEGDRLAEETEHSHTHEHPATHLSGDDAAAKMGHPELKVGHPEFQFQPKTQHLHKVGHGHSHDHEPSSSHLSADEAGAKMGHPELPTHTHVHGRSLTEIRALIGATALAEPVKALALEAFELLGQSEAKIHNVPVEAIHFHEVGAVDAIVDIVAASAGVHHLKIGAWHCSPLNVGGGMVVCAHGTFPVPAPATADLLRGVPTYSAHVQKELVTPTGAALVRALKPVFGPQPAMRVEAIGYGAGTRNPKDFPNVLRLSVGESDDAATDTVTVMETALDDLSPQVIAHVTEQALAKGALDVMLTPVVMKKGRPGTLLTLLCNPSDATMFEGLLLSETSTLGVRVREERRVVLERRVVNVKTEYGDVRVKVGTRAGEELNVAPEFEDCRAAALKCDVPVKRVQQAALAAYLQLGERA; encoded by the coding sequence ATGAAGATTGGGTATCTGGATTGCTTTGCGGGTGTGGCCGGCGATATGTTTCTGGGCGCGCTGATTGAGGCCGGTGTGCCGCTGGCTGTGTTGCAGGAGGCGACGGCATCGCTGGGGTTGGGGGCAAGCCTGCGGGTGGAGACGGTGGACCGCAGCGGGATCAGCTGCACGAAGGTGCATGTGATGGAGGGCGACCGGCTGGCGGAGGAGACGGAGCATTCTCATACGCATGAGCATCCTGCAACCCACCTTAGCGGCGATGATGCCGCCGCGAAGATGGGGCACCCAGAGTTGAAGGTGGGGCACCCGGAGTTTCAGTTTCAACCGAAGACGCAGCATCTGCATAAGGTGGGGCATGGTCACTCGCACGATCATGAGCCGTCTTCATCCCACCTTAGCGCCGATGAAGCCGGCGCGAAGATGGGGCACCCTGAACTTCCGACGCATACGCATGTGCATGGGCGGTCGCTGACGGAGATACGGGCGCTGATTGGCGCGACTGCGCTGGCAGAGCCGGTGAAGGCGCTGGCGCTGGAGGCGTTTGAGCTGCTGGGGCAGAGCGAGGCGAAGATTCATAACGTGCCGGTGGAGGCGATCCACTTTCATGAGGTGGGGGCGGTAGATGCGATTGTGGACATCGTTGCGGCGAGCGCGGGGGTGCACCACTTGAAGATTGGAGCGTGGCACTGCTCGCCGTTGAATGTGGGTGGAGGCATGGTGGTGTGTGCGCATGGGACGTTTCCGGTGCCCGCGCCGGCGACGGCGGATCTGCTGCGTGGAGTGCCGACGTACTCGGCGCATGTGCAGAAGGAGTTGGTGACGCCGACGGGCGCGGCGCTGGTGCGGGCGCTGAAGCCGGTGTTTGGGCCGCAGCCCGCGATGCGCGTGGAGGCGATTGGCTATGGCGCGGGGACGCGCAACCCGAAGGATTTTCCGAATGTGCTGCGGCTGAGTGTGGGTGAGTCGGATGATGCTGCGACCGATACCGTGACGGTGATGGAGACGGCGCTGGATGACCTGTCGCCGCAGGTGATTGCACATGTGACGGAGCAGGCGCTGGCGAAGGGCGCGCTGGATGTGATGCTGACCCCGGTGGTGATGAAGAAGGGGCGGCCTGGCACGCTGTTGACGCTGCTTTGCAATCCGAGTGATGCCACGATGTTTGAGGGGCTGCTGTTGAGTGAGACCTCGACGCTGGGGGTGCGGGTGCGCGAGGAGCGGCGCGTGGTGCTGGAGCGCAGGGTGGTGAATGTGAAGACGGAGTATGGAGACGTCCGCGTGAAGGTGGGGACTCGCGCGGGTGAGGAGTTGAATGTGGCGCCTGAGTTTGAGGACTGCCGGGCGGCGGCGTTGAAGTGCGATGTTCCGGTGAAACGGGTGCAGCAGGCGGCGCTGGCGGCGTATCTGCAGCTTGGAGAGCGGGCATGA
- a CDS encoding YXWGXW repeat-containing protein translates to MKKQLLAAACGIALTFGTLAAGAQVVVRIGPPAPIVERPGPPPHRGYIWVAGHHQWNGSRYVWVPGYYMAPRPGHRWVKGYWAHRRGGYVWVDGYWR, encoded by the coding sequence ATGAAGAAGCAGCTACTCGCCGCAGCCTGCGGCATCGCCCTCACCTTCGGCACTCTCGCCGCCGGCGCGCAGGTCGTCGTCCGCATCGGCCCGCCCGCCCCCATCGTCGAGCGCCCCGGTCCTCCGCCGCATCGCGGCTACATCTGGGTCGCCGGCCACCACCAATGGAACGGCTCCCGCTACGTCTGGGTTCCCGGCTACTACATGGCTCCCCGCCCCGGCCACCGCTGGGTCAAGGGCTACTGGGCGCACCGCCGCGGCGGCTACGTCTGGGTCGACGGCTACTGGCGCTAA
- the larB gene encoding nickel pincer cofactor biosynthesis protein LarB translates to MTRGSLLELLAQVERGEVAPEAAAARLASMPYEDLGHARVDHHRSLRSGLPEVIYAAGKTPEQVVEIFASLAGDGVDVLTTRADAATAEAVLGRFPKASYNATARTIALRQTSTEPRGRVAVVCAGTSDLPVAEEAAVTAETFGAVVTRLFDVGVAGVHRLLAVREELMAADVVIVCAGMEGALPSVVGGLVGVPVVAVPTSVGYGASFGGVTALLGMLNSCSPNVTVVNIDNGFGAAYTAVLIARGAAGAA, encoded by the coding sequence ATGACGCGGGGTTCTCTGCTGGAGTTGCTGGCGCAGGTGGAGCGCGGCGAGGTGGCGCCGGAGGCTGCGGCGGCGCGGCTGGCGAGCATGCCGTATGAAGACCTGGGGCATGCGCGGGTGGACCATCATCGCAGCTTGCGGAGTGGGTTGCCGGAGGTGATCTATGCGGCGGGCAAGACTCCGGAGCAGGTGGTGGAGATTTTTGCGAGCCTGGCGGGCGATGGCGTGGACGTGCTGACGACTCGCGCGGATGCGGCGACGGCAGAGGCGGTGCTGGGGCGGTTCCCTAAGGCTAGCTATAACGCAACAGCGAGAACGATTGCGCTGCGGCAGACGAGCACGGAGCCGCGCGGGCGGGTGGCCGTGGTGTGTGCGGGGACGAGCGACCTGCCGGTGGCCGAAGAGGCCGCCGTGACGGCGGAGACGTTTGGGGCGGTGGTGACGCGGCTGTTCGATGTGGGGGTGGCGGGGGTGCATCGGTTGCTGGCGGTGCGCGAGGAGCTGATGGCCGCCGACGTGGTGATTGTGTGTGCGGGGATGGAGGGCGCGCTGCCTTCCGTAGTGGGTGGGCTGGTGGGCGTGCCGGTGGTGGCGGTGCCGACGTCGGTGGGGTATGGGGCGTCGTTCGGCGGCGTGACGGCGCTGCTGGGGATGTTGAATTCGTGCAGTCCGAATGTCACAGTTGTGAATATCGACAACGGATTTGGTGCAGCGTATACAGCTGTGTTGATCGCGCGAGGGGCGGCGGGGGCGGCTTAG
- the larE gene encoding ATP-dependent sacrificial sulfur transferase LarE, translating to MELSATGAWAGLESKRLRLESELAGLGSALIAYSGGTDSAVLAFVAHRVLGERMLAVIADSASLPRRELAAALKFAELHGIPVKVLQTAELDDPEYAKNNGRRCFHCKDELFTRMEEARGELGFEALAYGMNADDRAPEVAAFRPGQLAAVERGVAAPLAAAGLTKAEVRELARRDGLELAEKPASACLSSRIAYGMPVTAKKLMQVEQAEDGLHDLGFAQVRVRHHGELARVEVGLEELARALTVEAEIVRVVMAAGFVEVEVDRRGYRSGSMNEGLVGIAVAGKG from the coding sequence ATGGAGCTTTCTGCGACGGGCGCGTGGGCGGGGTTGGAGAGCAAGCGGCTGCGGCTGGAGAGCGAGCTTGCGGGGCTGGGGTCGGCGCTGATTGCTTATTCGGGTGGGACGGACTCGGCGGTGCTGGCGTTTGTGGCGCATCGGGTGCTGGGCGAGCGGATGCTGGCGGTGATTGCGGATTCGGCTTCCCTGCCGCGGCGGGAGCTGGCGGCGGCGCTGAAGTTTGCGGAACTGCATGGGATTCCGGTGAAGGTGCTGCAGACGGCGGAGCTGGATGATCCGGAGTATGCGAAGAATAATGGGCGGCGGTGCTTCCACTGCAAGGATGAGCTGTTTACCCGGATGGAAGAGGCGCGGGGGGAGCTGGGCTTTGAGGCGCTAGCCTATGGGATGAATGCGGATGATCGCGCGCCGGAGGTGGCTGCGTTTCGGCCGGGGCAGCTAGCGGCGGTGGAGCGTGGTGTGGCGGCTCCGCTGGCGGCTGCGGGGCTGACCAAGGCGGAGGTGCGCGAGCTGGCGCGGCGCGATGGGTTGGAGCTGGCAGAGAAGCCGGCGAGTGCGTGCCTGTCGTCGCGGATTGCGTATGGGATGCCGGTGACGGCGAAGAAGCTGATGCAGGTGGAGCAGGCGGAGGACGGTCTGCATGACCTGGGGTTCGCGCAGGTGAGGGTGAGGCACCATGGGGAGCTGGCGCGGGTGGAGGTTGGGCTTGAGGAACTGGCGCGGGCGCTGACGGTGGAGGCTGAGATTGTGAGGGTGGTGATGGCGGCGGGGTTTGTGGAGGTGGAGGTGGATCGGCGGGGGTATCGATCGGGGTCGATGAATGAGGGGCTGGTGGGGATTGCGGTAGCTGGCAAGGGCTAG